CACAGTTGTCCATAAATAAAAGCTCTTCGATTTTGGAATTCAACTACAATAAGAAGGAACGAATTGAATTCCCTCCTCgtcaaaggaaagaaaagaaaatgaaatcatCCCTGAGGAAACTGAGAGGACTTGCTGCCTTGCACAAACATGGACATGGTGGTGATCATAAAGACCGAAGGGATCTTCTCTCTCTCGGTCAATTAGACGAGCTCGCTAAAGCTTATCGGgtactcctctctctctctctctctaccgtTTGTTTGGTCGCCGAGAAATCCACGGAAATTGATAAATTATCGCGTAGCTTTTGAACCTGTCAAACCTTTGTTAATCGCTTTGCTTCCTTGATTTCTCTCTAACCAGACACGACCTGAAAATTACTTCCTTTCACTTGTACATAATTTACATTTTGTGATTGTCAATTGCaacttttatttgttgttgaattccaagcttaatttgATCCCATCAGTCTGTTCGGAtacaacaacagcaacagcaacagcaacagcaacaaagCAATGTTAGGGGAAGTATAAACATTGAAGAATGATCAGTTCGGTTTATGTATAAATTagctgtaattaattaattaatcaattaatttaagcTATAATAGTGCTGTAATGGTGGGAAGTTAGTCACTTTATTGTGATCAATTGGGTTTCTGTTTcttctaaaatattaattgctttttgttattttcaggACATGCAGGATATGAAACATTGCTATGATAGCTTACTTTCTGCTGCGTCCGTGACTGCCAATTGTGCCTATGgtacttctttcttcttcttcttttttaattccttctCCACGGATGTCACTATCAATTTATAAAAGGCGCATGAGGTTTGCTACTCTTTTATTGTCTGAGTTTTACAGCCTTACTAGCCTTACTAGCGCATGATTGTTAGTCTGCTAGGGCAGCTCGCATTTCCCTATCAAGTTGTCTTTTCAGTTAATAAATGAAGGGTAAAAATCATATTCATTCACtacaattttcttcttcttcttcttttgggaATTTGAAGTGTAACTAATAATGATAAAGTTTTGGTGGAAGTCCTTTATCGAAAGGAGAAGGTGCAGTTAGAATGAAGTAACTGCCATATACTTGAAAAATGAAGCTAGAAGTTTTTTAAGGCAATGTGCTGGCTATAATAGCAAACGTTATTCTGTGATTGAAGAAAACCATCCCCCTGTCATCAACTAACATCCAAGGGCAACATTGCAAAAGCGAATTATTATGGTTTACAGCACAAAACATTTAGAAATGGGATGGAGTTGCCTTCTCCTTAAGTAAAGCCTTAGTAGTTGTGATTTAAGTATCATATTGACTCTGTTTTGGTAGCATTGGATATGGAGTTATTTAGATCATATGAACCACCTGTACATCATACGAGGAATACACGATCTCATGAACAAACTTGATGCATAACAAAGGGGCAAGACCTAGATTTTTGCATAATACTGGTGATACAATACTAATAATGGAGTACTTGCTGACATGGTTTAGAAAACCGCTGACACTTAACATAATGGAAATCAGGCAGAGTGTTATAATTTTGCAAACCACTGCTGCGGCATTTTTTCATTTCACACCACCACAGACCGTTACATTACCATTAGAGCCATCATGCTTGTTCAGGATGTAAATGCCAGGGAAAACCTCAGTTTTGagccattttttttgttttgtcattGATAGTCTCCTCCAACAATTCTTCACATTCACTTCTAATTTTGTTTAGTAATTTCACCAAGATGAATCTTTCACTCTTCAGATTTCGCATCTAAACTAGACATCCTAGTGATCATTTTAAGATCTTATCCTAATACGTCAACTTGCTTCCACATTTGATTTTGCAAGTTATTGGTATGAACTTAGCATAAAAAGGATTACGTAGCATCTTGTTTTGCTTTTGTGATAAGTATTTACTACAGTGTCCCtttgttaaagttattaaaaatatatgtttattacttaattttttaagttgctAATAATCTGTGAATGTGACTGCCATGACTGTTATGTGATGCCTGGGATGCAATGACTGATTTAAACCATGCATCTCAATCTTATCCAAAGGACAAATCTGCTTTGGAAGCTTACATTGCAATAGATTCTCACCAGATGAACAGTAACTGGTAATAACCAATTTTGTGCACATGTGGCGCTGCATTTCCAACATTCTAACTTCTTGTTGGCCTTCTGGTTTGGAGATTGTCAGGCTTTACCTTTAAAATGAGTTCACATCACAGTGTTTTAGGTGTTAATTGGGAGCCCCTGAATTGAAGGATCCCTTTTTGGTGTGTGATTCTAGAATGCTCTTACATTGTTCTATCTTTCCTCAGAATTCTCAGAATCAGTGCGTGAAATGGGTGCTTGCCTTCTCGAGAAAACTGCATcgaatgatgatgaagaaggcGGTAAGTTAAtgaaacttttatttaattcttttcagTCACTAGATAATATGAACAGATAGTGGGTGTCTTAATTTGCTAATaatcttaatattggttttaaaagctaaaagaaaattgCTAGCGGGGACTTCCTTTCAGCGTTATAGTAACATCTGAGTTGCGTATCATTTGTATAACTTTAGCAACACTTGCAACAAAGATATAAAGTTAAACCTTCTTAATCCTTTGCTATTGATCTATGCTTTAGATAATCATATTTGACTGAGAAATACCTAATTCACAGTCAATATATTGCTGTGTTTGTACATACTATCGATCCAGAGACCTAAGTAGAGTACTATACTATGTTTGTTTCAGTAATTATATCTTTTCGTAAATCTGTATTTTGGAAAccgtgtttttattattatcttcctTTCCTTAATTGAAGTTATATTCAAAATTGATTCTGTTTTATCTACTTAAGTTGCTAGAAAATTTACATGTGCATTTGACACATAATCAACCATTTAACCTGTTTTTTCATCAGCTTTAACTGAGGATGCTGTTTCAAGTTCCAAATGACATGAATAAATTCGAACAAACTTTAGTGCAATGATAATAATTGGCTCTTTAATTCACTGAATTTATTCCTTAGGAACGTGTAGTCTTTCACATGTAGTTGCACTCCAAAAAGGAGACAGAGAAGCTGAAGTTGGATCTGTTCCTTTGCAGGTAGAGTCTTGCTGATGCTGGGAAAAATGCAATTTGAACTCGAGAAACTTGTTGACTGCTATGTGAGTTGTTATGAATAAAAATTGCAACGAATCCTGGCTTTGTTGTGGTactgattttttgtttaatattttcagcGATCCCACATCGACAAGACGATCATAAGCCCGTCAGAGTCTCTTCTGAATGAGCTTCAAACAGTTGAGGTTAGTGGTACTTCTTTCAAGCTTTCGATATCTTAGACTTATCTATAACTTTCATCTTAAACTATCCTTGGAAAATGCTTAAATTCTTAATGACTGAAATCAGTGCTAATGCTtgcacattttattttattatttttactaggATAAATTACAATAACCCCTTGAGGTATTGTGAAATTGCAGACACTGCTCAAAAGTTTAACATTTGACCAAAAAACCCTcaaatgtttaataaaaaagtacaaaaaccTTCTTTGGTACCAAAAATGccctttattaaaaattttaaaaatatttaaataaaaaattaagaaaaattaggGAGAGAATGTAAAATAATTGGACATGATTATCTTTTAGTAcatgaataatattaatatcactatttaatttcagttaattttgttttaagtttcttttttaatattctctctaatatatatatatatatattatttaattctattcaAGTATTTCTTTTATAAGTAGTAATTACAGGCATTTTGGGTGTAATAGAAGGTTTTTGTCAAAGTTTCATACTTTTGGATGGTTCTTGTAATTTCATAATACCTTAAGGGTATCAtgtaatttaatctttttactaTTATCGTGTATATGGTAATTCAAGCATTTTACTGAAGTTGCTTAAGACTTTTTTCATTCATACAGGGGATGAAGCAACTGTGTGATGAGAAAAGGTTCGTGGTACTATTTGAAGCACCTTTATACACGTGCACCAACacacttaaaaaagaaaagaaacgaaaattGAAAGCCCAGAAATTTAAGATAAGTTTCATCTCCcattgctacttggtctacagaGATGTATATGAGTACATGGTGAGACAGAAAGAAAAAGGGAGGGGAAAAAGTGGAAAGGGAGAGAGTGTCTCTATGCAGCAAGTACAAGCAGCTCATGATGAATATGATGAGGAGGcaactttgtttgtttttcgtATTAAATCTCTGAAGCAAGGACAATCTCGCAGTCTTCTGACACAGGCAGCTCGGCACCATGCTGCTCAGGTTTATTcttcaaacaatgttttttcttcatgttgttGGTTTAGTTGTTAACTATGCTTTCTTGCTTGAAAGCAGTTGTGCTTTTTTAAGAAGGCTCTTAAATCTCTTGAAGCTGTTGAGCCGCATGTCAAATTGGTCACAGAACAGCAGCATATAGATTACCACTTTAGTGGACTTGATGATGATGGGAgagatgattttgatgatgatgatgatggagaTTATGATGATGCCAATGATGATGGAGAATTGAGCTTTGACTATGGACAAAATGACCAGGAACAAGAAGTTTCCATTTCAAAAAAGTCAATGGAGGTAAGAGTTCAATGCACTTTTCATCAGCAGGGCTAATCAGCTTATCATTTCTTTTCAGAAAAGCAACCATTATGCATTTTGCTTTAGAGGATACTATGAATATCATTGCCttgaaataatgaaatttgcaaaatttGCAAACTTGTGGTTACTAGTGCATGAATTCAGAATTCTATGGATTGACCTTTCTGCCTTATTTGTTTATGCTGAAACTTATTCCACAGGTTAAACAATTCAAGATGATGTTTATAGTCATTTATCATGATTTCCAAATTTTTCTACCGATACGATTCAGTggaattttcatttcattttaacttCAACTTTCTGTATAACAGTTTGTGCAGTTGGATTCGGAGGGTGTTACATTTCCCCAAGTTGCGACATTGGAGATGGCAAAGGTAAACCTTCTTATTATGGACTTTTGCATTCTGAGTGATCATGCTGTTTTCATATCTGTGTTATGCAATTGTAGGCCTGTTAATGAGTGACCTGATCTGTTTGGCCAGGCTATCTAAGAACTACTATCCAGTATTTCACCATCCTTGCATGGTTGAACTTTTTCAATAATTTGTGTACTTGAACTAGTCACCTTTCAAATCAGTATGAAACCTTAGCATGGAGAATCTGAATAGGAACGTAATGTAATGCAATACATGTCCATATTTCTGCtatcagataattttttttatttcttttatagatATCCGCTTGAACATGCATTTAAAGATCTCCCATTTGAGTTGGGTTGGATGAGTTGACGGATACATAAAATCTTTCACCCTTGCTTCCCATAGAGCACCCTATATATCTTGCACTATTCCAGCTCTAACATGTATGTTTGctgtaatttattttcttaaatgatttcaATACCAGAACTTCAGATCTTTCACTGATGATGAGTTTGATACTTATATTTGGATTGCCTGCAGGAAAATCTAGATAGAAGTTACAGGACAATGTCTTCATTTAAAGGAGAGCTTTGGACAGGGACCCAATCAGCTCCACTTTTTGCTGAAACTACATCTGATCCaactggaaaaacaaaaaaactgacGCCATCATCCACACGAAAGCTCAACACCTATGTATTGCCTACCCCAGCGGACCCTAAGAGTTCAAATTCTACAGGATCTGGTAGCCCGGTTTCTGGAGCACTTAAGACAAGTTTGAGCAGACGCACACCCAGTTTGTGGCATTCATCCCCTCtcgaccaaaaaaaaattgagaagttATTAGGAGCTGAAATGTCTAACAAACCCACTACTAAAAATTCAAAGTCAGTACTCAAGGAGAGCAACAACAACACCACATCCACCCGACTACCTCCTCCTCTAGCTGATGGACACCTGTTTTCACGGCTTGAACCATTTGCTGCTTTTGATTCTAAGAAAACCAGAAGATATGCCTTTTCTGGTCCTCTTACAAGGAAGCCATTGTCTACCATGCCGGTCTCAGCAGAACATCCTCAATTATTCTCTGGACCCCTTCTGCGAAATCCAGCGACTCAATTATTATCATCTCCAAAAGTGTCTCCAATAATATCACCAAAAGTATCTCCTAGTGCTTCCCCTACTTTTGTGTCCCCGCCCAAAATCAGTGAGTTACATGAGCTTCCTAGACCCCCGCTCAGTTCAACCTCCAAGTCTCCAAGGGCTGAAGGTTTGGTTGGTCATTCAGCCCCATTGTTGCCCAAAGGTCGCATGCATCCTGGTACAAGAAAAACACCAGCGTCAAATGTAGCATCTCAACTGCCCACACCTTCTCAAGTTGTCCCTCGCAGTTTTTCAATACCCTCTAGAAGTCATAGAATAATGGTCGCTCAAAGTTCAGGGATTGTTGAGGATGTTGCCTCACCTCCTCTAACCCCGATATCTTTATGTAACAACTATCCATTATCCACCGGTTCCCATACTGTCAATCAGGTGGTTCAAATCAGAGGTAATTCATAATCCAATGTGTTTTTATGGTTGTCTAGTTTAGGGTATTTTATACTCGCACATCACCATCAAACTGATTTAGGTACTTTTGTGGATCACATAAAACCGTTCTTATACTAGTGGAAGTCCAAATGAGAACAATTTGTATGCTTTTGAGAAActtcttcatatattttttcatcagctgtcatttttcttttaaataattcatgGAGGATACATAATTTGAGTTATTTAGCCAGACGGGTATGTGCACCAAGTGTGAAATGAAGTTGGTTTTTAATGTATACATCCTCATGCATCCcagctttgttttgttttaagatGTGGTGTTATTTCTAAATATCAGTACATTTGGTGTCTGCAGGTGCAGATTGATTCTATAATTTTGTAGCGATAGCTTTGCTTCAGATTCAGCAACCAAAAGTTGAGCGCTGAAGATTCTCTCGTCATTTGGTACAGGTGTAGATCTGTAAATATAATCCTTgtctattgtttttatatatgtttgcaTGTTTATCTTTGTTAATCCAGTCCTCATTCCTTATCGACGAGTACTTGGAATGAACCAATTAAGTGATTGGCTCAGAGTTTCATCGGTGACAAAATTTTGCTCTCCTTGGATTTAATAGGcaaattccatttattttctttttggtttgaaGTTGATGGGGTGACTCGTAGCCGTATCATCTGTAAATTTGCATGAgagtaaaaaaagagagagaaaaaggtaAATTACACTAACCCCCCTGGAGTATAAAGGAATTACAAGCACTATCCAAACCTTTTAGTATTTGACACCAACCTCCCTGATAtttcatataatatatcaaCAACCCCTTCCATCCTAGTGTCTGTTAAGAATTTGAAAACGACGTCTGATGTCATTATCCAGTAACCATCTTCAATTCCAAAAATAACCATATCTAGTGCCTAACCCGTCGCTAATCCAAAATCCAGGGACCTAGCGCCACTTCCTCTGCATCATCATCTCAACCCACTTCCGCCTTTGCATCATCTCAACCTCTAACTCGGAGGCACCATTAAAATTCATAACACGATGCTATAAAAAACTTGGATCCTCAACAAAAATGTGGAGACTAAGGAAAGTGTTTGATAGGATGGAATATATAAATGGGTTGGTAAAGTAAATCTTGAATGGGATGCCGAGGCACTATAGGAGATCACTAGATAGATAGATGGCCTGTATTTGCCATTTTTTACAGTGTAAAAAAATGAAGCTCAATAGCTGTCCTATGCAAATATCAAAGTACTCCTGATCTCATACAatatgaactaaaaaaaacaaaaaaagataaaaaaaaacttttcaatctTAGCTGAAGATTATTCGAGTCAAAGGACACTTAAGTAACTACCTGTTTATAGAAtaatgaaaaaccaaaaacacccCTGATCGTGCAGCCAAGGGAAGTAAACATCCGAGAGTATTATTGATATTACACTATactaataaaagttaaaaaaaaaactatttaccCCCATCCAATCTTGTAATATCAGATGTGttctatgaaaaatattatattatctaTTACCCTTGAGTGCATGttataagatttaaattgtGAAGGACAAAATGACCAAAATATGACTTGAATCCAAGTATTTCTCCTCACAGTGCACAGGAGAAAGCTGAGCtgctttaggtttttttgtaatgtatgAGATGGAGATGGTTCAAATGGATTTAAAGGTGTCGTTTATATATGTAGATCTTGATGGCAAGGGGTCGGTTTGGGAAGTAACTTCATTTCTGTATAAGTTGATTTTGAAATCTTTGGTCTTTCGTGGGGCAATGAATTCGATCCTTGTGATGCTATGCACAGTTCAAAGTGTTGAATGTATAAATGGTTTCTTCATGAAAGATTCCACCATTTTAGCATTTCCAGTAATCCATGAAGTCTGGGTTCGACTTCGTTGTTAGTACTGTCCCTTTTGAAGGAATTTCGCATTTCACCCCCAGGATGATGGACATATCCGAAGCTGTGAACAGAGCATACGGcgtacgttttttttttcttttctcgatAAATGCCATGTAAGAATGGTTAAAAGCTCCTTTTAAGAGGCATCATCTTTGAAAAGAAACGGATTGAAGCTATTCAACGTTAGCACCCACAGAGGACAAGTACTGCCTGCCATAGATCATTCCTGAGATCCGTGTTGACCAAGGACTTTGGCTAAACCTGTTTGAAACAATATTGCTGGAGTCATATCCCTGTCCTAAAGTAAGGATCGGTTCGCATAGAGTTGAGTTGCCTAGTGGATCGCTAACTGGACAGATCATCTTACGTTTTACATTTTGTATTATGTTTACTTGGGTGGTGTGTCGTTGTCCCAAAGCAATCATGTTCCTTGACTTgccaaagatttttttaaaaaaatacctccATTAAAATGAAGGCATGGTTCCCCCCTCCTTATCTGTACGCCATCTCGTCGACATCGATCATCGAGTAGTTGACTATATGTATTCTCTATAATATATTACCATTAACTGAAGGCTGAAAGTGACTGCAAGATATGGTGACTGGAGATTCTTCTCTTAATTAACATAAACATGATTTCTTGATATATGACTTTAATAAGAAACATCTAATAAATAACTATAGGAGTaaacaaacatacaacccttgCCATATAGTGAGGTAATATATGGAATTAGGTAACTAGCTGCCTCTTAGTGGTCTGTCATTTACAACTTCCAGCAGCATTGTACCTCACAAACCCCACCAGTTCTGGTCCTTCCAGTCTTGAGTTGTTCACAAAACTGCTTCAAACAACCAGCAACAAAGAGcccaccaagaaaaaaaaaaaaaacgattaaaAGACGTTCAAACAAGGAAATTAAATGAAAGCTTTTGACACCAAGGAATTAGTCTGGTTACCTTTCCTCTGTCAACTTGGAGAAAGAACCTGAGGTAGGTATGGTGCCACATAAATCATTGTTTGATACGTCACTGCATACAAAACAGAGTAGATTGTTACAGGGGCAAAAGATTGTGTAGAAGAAGAAAGGTGTTTTGGGGATCACATAGAAGGCTCACAGGATCTTTAGGCTCCCCAATTTGGTAAGTTCTCTCGGTATCCTTCCAGTCAGTCTGTTGCCGTTCAGTCTCCTGCATGGAAATTACGTTAGCAAGGTAGTAATGAAAGTGGAAAGGAACTGACACCATTAATGACGACCATCCTCTTGATTCTGATCAAGCATATCGGCAAATGAATTTGGCagctaattaaaaattaatacagATGAGAGAACGCTTACAGGAATTTAAGATTGGATAGCTTAGAAAGTGAAGCAGGAATGGTCCCAGTGAGGTTATTGTGGTACAGATCCAAGCTCACAAGACTCTTCAGGTTTCCAAGTTCCCTTGGTATAGGACCCACCAGTTCATTCATGTACAGTTCCCTACACAGGGAACATATAAATCACTTCAAATTTAATACAGTATCCCGCCAGTGTCCATATGATCACAAGGCCACCAGATGGTAGGCAAGGTAGATACTATGTCGTGAATGTTGTAATGATCTAGTCCATAATAAATTACGAACAAACTCATCTCTTAATCAAGAAGACTATCAACCCAATTTCTAGTGTTCttacaacgaataaaaaaagCCAACGCTTTTAGCAATGATTAAGGTATCAAAGCATGGGCTTCTTTTCCATTCAAATCAATGAAACATCAAGCAGTTTGCGTACTTCATCTGtgtaattaagaaaatgaaagaaggtGCTGGCGTTGCCAAGGCAGCTTTAAATTCTATATATAATGTGAAATGCTTACAGATACTGAAGACGCACGAGCTTCCCCAACTCAGGAACTAGACTGCCCGAAAGCTTTGCATTTCCAAGGTCTCTGCAACAACCATTATTTTACTCGCCATTAATTCATTGCTCCTATAATTTTGTTTGAGTTAAATAATTCGATGACAATTAAACAAATGATTATTCCTGtcgtgttaattattatttccatagcaattaattttaaaaacacaaataaaaaaaattccttaacaGCCATGGGTAAATTAAGGTCGATATATTAGCATACAAAGAGATGAAATACAGTGTATGATTCAAACATTAAAGGAGCAAAATTTATTCTACTCTTGAATTTACATgtgcatatatatacataattaCAACTATTGTTTTATGCTTTTTCTCCTGTCTTCTCCTTTATTATCACATCAGAGTCACACATCTGTCTCAAAGATTTTGagttgtgagaaaaaaaatcaaggacatAGTACTATAATAATCTTTAAACATCATGTTTGAAAAGGTCGTCCGTCCTTGAGATTATCATGTACAAATATACGAGATGCATGCGTGGAAATTAGTTGAATATGGTCAGAAGTCGGGCTTGTCTCTAGTGCCTAATTAGATTTCCTGGTGGATTAACTAAAGTAATTGGATACTAGGCTATTTGTAGGCTAAATAATGGTTTTGACAAGCAAAAAAGTTAGCGATAATTTTTCATGACACAACAGCCAGACAAACACAAACTACAAACTTAAGCATACATGCACAAAGGGTCAAATAAAATGTAACAACAATGaaacaacaagaacaagaacaagaagaaacatGATGCTGGAACATTAATATATAGTAAGAATGTAAGATGCTTACAGTCGGGTAACCCGATTATCACCGTCACAAGTAACGTGGAACCAAGTACATGGATCTGTCAGGGTTGGATCCCAGCTCTGGAGAACATGTCCTGGATCCTTCACTGCTCTCCTCAAAGCGTACAAAGCATCCCCTAGTTCatggattaaagaaaaaaaatcaagaaagctaccaaaaaaaaaattcatttagctAGTTCGACTGTACTCAGTACTGTCGATGAAAAATGAAaacgagaaagaaaagaaaagcccaTGTGTACCTTCCAAATTTGCATTTGTAGGTGACTGAATGGttgatagaagaaaaagaacaagaagatgaaacgCGGTGCTGCTTG
This genomic interval from Populus alba chromosome 1, ASM523922v2, whole genome shotgun sequence contains the following:
- the LOC118043181 gene encoding uncharacterized protein At2g33490 isoform X2, which produces MKSSLRKLRGLAALHKHGHGGDHKDRRDLLSLGQLDELAKAYRDMQDMKHCYDSLLSAASVTANCAYEFSESVREMGACLLEKTASNDDEEGGRVLLMLGKMQFELEKLVDCYRSHIDKTIISPSESLLNELQTVEGMKQLCDEKRDVYEYMVRQKEKGRGKSGKGESVSMQQVQAAHDEYDEEATLFVFRIKSLKQGQSRSLLTQAARHHAAQLCFFKKALKSLEAVEPHVKLVTEQQHIDYHFSGLDDDGRDDFDDDDDGDYDDANDDGELSFDYGQNDQEQEVSISKKSMEFVQLDSEGVTFPQVATLEMAKENLDRSYRTMSSFKGELWTGTQSAPLFAETTSDPTGKTKKLTPSSTRKLNTYVLPTPADPKSSNSTGSGSPVSGALKTSLSRRTPSLWHSSPLDQKKIEKLLGAEMSNKPTTKNSKSVLKESNNNTTSTRLPPPLADGHLFSRLEPFAAFDSKKTRRYAFSGPLTRKPLSTMPVSAEHPQLFSGPLLRNPATQLLSSPKVSPIISPKVSPSASPTFVSPPKISELHELPRPPLSSTSKSPRAEGLVGHSAPLLPKGRMHPGTRKTPASNVASQLPTPSQVVPRSFSIPSRSHRIMVAQSSGIVEDVASPPLTPISLCNNYPLSTGSHTVNQVVQIRGAD
- the LOC118043181 gene encoding uncharacterized protein At2g33490 isoform X1, which gives rise to MKSSLRKLRGLAALHKHGHGGDHKDRRDLLSLGQLDELAKAYRDMQDMKHCYDSLLSAASVTANCAYEFSESVREMGACLLEKTASNDDEEGGRVLLMLGKMQFELEKLVDCYRSHIDKTIISPSESLLNELQTVEGMKQLCDEKRFVVLFEAPLYTCTNTLKKEKKRKLKAQKFKISFISHCYLVYRDVYEYMVRQKEKGRGKSGKGESVSMQQVQAAHDEYDEEATLFVFRIKSLKQGQSRSLLTQAARHHAAQLCFFKKALKSLEAVEPHVKLVTEQQHIDYHFSGLDDDGRDDFDDDDDGDYDDANDDGELSFDYGQNDQEQEVSISKKSMEFVQLDSEGVTFPQVATLEMAKENLDRSYRTMSSFKGELWTGTQSAPLFAETTSDPTGKTKKLTPSSTRKLNTYVLPTPADPKSSNSTGSGSPVSGALKTSLSRRTPSLWHSSPLDQKKIEKLLGAEMSNKPTTKNSKSVLKESNNNTTSTRLPPPLADGHLFSRLEPFAAFDSKKTRRYAFSGPLTRKPLSTMPVSAEHPQLFSGPLLRNPATQLLSSPKVSPIISPKVSPSASPTFVSPPKISELHELPRPPLSSTSKSPRAEGLVGHSAPLLPKGRMHPGTRKTPASNVASQLPTPSQVVPRSFSIPSRSHRIMVAQSSGIVEDVASPPLTPISLCNNYPLSTGSHTVNQVVQIRGAD
- the LOC118043181 gene encoding uncharacterized protein At2g33490 isoform X3: MGACLLEKTASNDDEEGGRVLLMLGKMQFELEKLVDCYRSHIDKTIISPSESLLNELQTVEGMKQLCDEKRFVVLFEAPLYTCTNTLKKEKKRKLKAQKFKISFISHCYLVYRDVYEYMVRQKEKGRGKSGKGESVSMQQVQAAHDEYDEEATLFVFRIKSLKQGQSRSLLTQAARHHAAQLCFFKKALKSLEAVEPHVKLVTEQQHIDYHFSGLDDDGRDDFDDDDDGDYDDANDDGELSFDYGQNDQEQEVSISKKSMEFVQLDSEGVTFPQVATLEMAKENLDRSYRTMSSFKGELWTGTQSAPLFAETTSDPTGKTKKLTPSSTRKLNTYVLPTPADPKSSNSTGSGSPVSGALKTSLSRRTPSLWHSSPLDQKKIEKLLGAEMSNKPTTKNSKSVLKESNNNTTSTRLPPPLADGHLFSRLEPFAAFDSKKTRRYAFSGPLTRKPLSTMPVSAEHPQLFSGPLLRNPATQLLSSPKVSPIISPKVSPSASPTFVSPPKISELHELPRPPLSSTSKSPRAEGLVGHSAPLLPKGRMHPGTRKTPASNVASQLPTPSQVVPRSFSIPSRSHRIMVAQSSGIVEDVASPPLTPISLCNNYPLSTGSHTVNQVVQIRGAD
- the LOC118043201 gene encoding leucine-rich repeat protein 1; amino-acid sequence: MASSTAFHLLVLFLLSTIQSPTNANLEGDALYALRRAVKDPGHVLQSWDPTLTDPCTWFHVTCDGDNRVTRLDLGNAKLSGSLVPELGKLVRLQYLELYMNELVGPIPRELGNLKSLVSLDLYHNNLTGTIPASLSKLSNLKFLRLNGNRLTGRIPRELTKLGSLKILDVSNNDLCGTIPTSGSFSKLTEESFVNNSRLEGPELVGFVRYNAAGSCK